One segment of Massilia sp. Se16.2.3 DNA contains the following:
- a CDS encoding NADP-dependent isocitrate dehydrogenase has translation MSSDPTIIYTLTDEAPLLATHAFLPVVSTFTKAAGIKVEQADISVAARILAAFPENLTPEQRVPDVLAELGKKTLEPDANIIKLPNISASVGQLVAAIKELQGKGYNIPDYPADPKTEEEKSIKARYGKCIGSSVNPVLREGNSDRRAPRAVKEYARKNPHSMAEWSPASRTHVSHMTHGDFYHGEKSMTLDRARDVKMELVTRSGQTVVLKPKVALLDGEIIDSMFMSRKALLAFYEQQINDARETGVLFSLHVKATMMKVSHPIVFGHCVRMFYKEAFEKHGALFDSLGINVNNGMADLYSKIADLPASQREEVERDLHACQEHRPALAMVDSTKGITNFHSPNDVIVDASMPAMIRAGGKMYDANGRLKEVKAVIPESTFARIYQEIINFCKWHGAFDPKTMGTVPNVGLMAQQAEEYGSHDKTFEIPEDGVANITDLATGEVLMSQNVEAGDIWRMCQTKDAPIRDWVKLAVTRARNSGMPAVFWLDPYRPHENELIKKVRTYLKDHDTTGLDIQIMSQVRAMRYTLERVKRGLDTISVTGNILRDYLTDLFPILELGTSAKMLSIVPLMAGGGMYETGAGGSAPKHVQQLTEENHLRWDSLGEFLALAVSLEDLGIKTGNNKAKVLARTLDAATGKLLDNRKSPSPKTGELDNRGSQFYLSMYWAQELAQQAEDAELAAHFAPLAKSLAENEQKIVAELLAVQGKPADIGGYYKADEAKVKAIMRPSATFNAALESVA, from the coding sequence ATGAGCAGTGATCCGACCATCATCTACACCCTGACCGACGAGGCGCCGCTGCTGGCGACCCACGCCTTCCTGCCAGTCGTCAGCACCTTCACCAAAGCCGCCGGCATCAAGGTCGAGCAGGCCGATATCTCGGTTGCCGCCCGTATCCTGGCCGCCTTCCCGGAAAACCTGACGCCTGAGCAGCGTGTGCCGGACGTGCTGGCCGAGCTGGGCAAGAAGACGCTCGAGCCGGACGCGAACATCATCAAGCTGCCGAACATCAGCGCCTCGGTCGGCCAGCTGGTTGCCGCGATCAAGGAACTGCAGGGCAAGGGCTACAACATCCCCGACTACCCGGCCGATCCGAAGACGGAAGAAGAAAAATCGATCAAGGCCCGCTACGGCAAGTGCATCGGCTCCTCGGTCAACCCGGTCCTGCGCGAAGGTAACTCCGACCGCCGCGCCCCGCGCGCCGTGAAAGAATACGCACGCAAGAACCCGCACTCGATGGCCGAATGGTCGCCGGCCTCGCGCACCCACGTGTCGCACATGACCCATGGCGACTTCTATCACGGCGAAAAGTCGATGACGCTCGACCGCGCGCGCGACGTCAAGATGGAACTGGTCACCAGGAGCGGCCAGACGGTCGTCCTGAAGCCGAAGGTCGCGCTGCTGGACGGCGAGATCATCGATTCGATGTTCATGAGCCGCAAGGCCCTGCTGGCCTTCTACGAACAGCAGATCAACGATGCCAGGGAAACGGGTGTGCTGTTCTCGCTGCACGTGAAGGCGACGATGATGAAGGTCTCGCACCCGATCGTCTTCGGCCACTGCGTGCGCATGTTCTACAAGGAAGCCTTCGAGAAGCACGGCGCCCTGTTCGACAGCCTCGGCATCAACGTCAACAACGGCATGGCCGACCTGTACAGCAAGATCGCCGACCTGCCGGCTTCGCAGCGCGAAGAAGTCGAGCGCGACCTGCACGCCTGCCAGGAGCATCGTCCGGCGCTGGCCATGGTCGACTCGACCAAGGGCATCACCAATTTCCATTCGCCGAACGACGTGATCGTCGACGCGTCGATGCCTGCGATGATCCGTGCCGGCGGCAAGATGTACGATGCCAACGGCCGCCTGAAGGAAGTCAAGGCTGTCATTCCCGAATCGACCTTCGCCCGTATCTACCAGGAGATCATCAACTTCTGCAAATGGCACGGCGCCTTCGATCCGAAGACCATGGGCACGGTCCCGAACGTGGGCCTGATGGCGCAGCAGGCCGAGGAATACGGCTCGCACGACAAGACCTTCGAGATCCCGGAAGATGGCGTGGCCAACATCACCGACCTGGCAACCGGCGAAGTCCTGATGAGCCAGAACGTGGAAGCCGGCGACATCTGGCGCATGTGCCAGACCAAGGACGCGCCGATCCGCGACTGGGTCAAGCTGGCCGTGACCCGCGCGCGCAACTCGGGCATGCCGGCCGTGTTCTGGCTGGACCCGTACCGTCCGCACGAGAATGAGCTGATCAAGAAGGTGCGCACTTACCTGAAGGACCACGACACCACCGGCCTGGACATCCAGATCATGTCGCAGGTGCGTGCGATGCGTTACACGCTCGAGCGCGTCAAGCGCGGCCTGGACACCATCTCGGTCACCGGCAACATCCTGCGCGACTACCTGACCGACCTGTTCCCGATCCTGGAACTGGGCACCAGCGCCAAGATGCTGTCGATCGTCCCGCTGATGGCCGGCGGCGGCATGTACGAGACCGGTGCCGGCGGCTCGGCGCCAAAACACGTGCAGCAGCTGACCGAAGAGAACCACCTGCGCTGGGACTCGCTGGGCGAATTCCTGGCCTTGGCCGTGTCGCTGGAAGACCTCGGCATCAAGACCGGCAATAACAAGGCCAAGGTGCTGGCAAGGACGCTCGACGCCGCTACCGGCAAGCTGCTCGACAACCGCAAGTCGCCATCGCCGAAGACCGGCGAACTCGACAACCGCGGCAGCCAGTTCTACCTGTCGATGTACTGGGCGCAGGAACTGGCGCAGCAAGCCGAGGACGCCGAACTGGCAGCGCACTTCGCGCCGCTGGCCAAATCGCTGGCGGAGAACGAGCAGAAGATCGTTGCCGAGCTGCTCGCAGTGCAGGGCAAGCCGGCCGACATCGGCGGCTACTACAAGGCCGACGAGGCCAAGGTGAAAGCCATCATGCGTCCGAGCGCGACCTTCAACGCGGCGCTGGAATCGGTAGCGTAA
- a CDS encoding pseudouridine synthase, with protein sequence MPLILFNKPFQVLCQFTPQEGRASLADYLAIPGIYPAGRLDADSEGLMLLTDDGKLQHQIAHPDHKEAKTYLVQVDGVADAALLARLQAPIDLGDFVTKPCRAVRIAEPEWLWPRNPPIRTRRDKPTSWIAITLEEGKNRQVRRMTAAVGLPTLRLVRSSIGPFSLQTHPLMPGEFVEVPASALR encoded by the coding sequence ATGCCGCTGATCCTCTTCAACAAGCCCTTCCAGGTCCTGTGCCAGTTCACGCCCCAGGAAGGCCGCGCCTCCCTCGCCGACTACCTCGCCATTCCCGGCATCTATCCCGCAGGACGGCTGGACGCCGACAGCGAGGGCCTGATGCTGCTCACCGACGACGGCAAGCTGCAGCACCAGATCGCGCATCCCGATCACAAGGAAGCCAAGACTTACCTGGTGCAGGTCGACGGGGTGGCCGATGCCGCCCTGCTCGCGCGCCTGCAGGCGCCGATCGACCTGGGCGACTTCGTCACCAAGCCCTGCCGCGCGGTGCGCATCGCCGAGCCCGAATGGCTGTGGCCGCGCAACCCGCCGATCCGCACGCGCCGGGACAAGCCGACGAGCTGGATCGCGATCACGCTGGAAGAGGGAAAGAACCGGCAGGTGCGGCGCATGACGGCGGCCGTCGGCCTGCCGACGCTGCGGCTGGTGCGGAGCAGTATCGGGCCGTTTTCCTTGCAGACGCATCCCTTGATGCCGGGGGAGTTCGTCGAGGTGCCGGCAAGCGCATTGAGGTAG
- the icd gene encoding NADP-dependent isocitrate dehydrogenase, whose amino-acid sequence MYQHIKVPADGQKITVNADFSLTVPDHPIIPYIEGDGTGIDITPVMMKVVDAAVAKAYGGARKISWMEIYAGEKSTNVYGPDVWLPPETLEAVKDYVVSIKGPLTTPVGGGIRSLNVALRQELDLYVCLRPVRYFTGVPSPLKQPEKTDMVIFRENSEDIYAGIEWAADSEGVKKVIDFLTKEMGVKKIRFPETSGIGIKPVSRDGTERLVRKAIQYAIDNDKPSVTIVHKGNIMKYTEGGFRDWGYALAQKEFGAELIDGGPWCKFKNPKTGRDIIVKDSIADAFLQQILLRPAEYSVIATLNLNGDYISDALAAQVGGIGIAPGANMSDSVAMFEATHGTAPKYAGKDYVNPGSLILSAEMMLRHMGWVEAADLIISAMGKAIQSKRVTYDFARLMEGATQVSCSSFGDVMIEQMQ is encoded by the coding sequence ATGTACCAACATATCAAGGTTCCTGCCGACGGCCAGAAAATCACCGTCAATGCCGACTTCTCGCTGACCGTCCCGGACCATCCGATCATCCCCTATATCGAAGGCGATGGTACCGGCATCGACATCACCCCGGTGATGATGAAGGTCGTCGACGCGGCGGTGGCCAAGGCCTATGGCGGCGCCCGCAAGATCAGCTGGATGGAAATCTATGCCGGCGAGAAGTCGACCAATGTGTACGGCCCGGACGTCTGGCTGCCGCCGGAAACCCTGGAAGCGGTGAAGGACTATGTGGTTTCGATCAAGGGTCCGCTGACCACGCCGGTCGGCGGCGGCATCCGCTCGCTCAACGTCGCGCTGCGCCAGGAACTCGACCTGTATGTCTGCCTGCGCCCGGTTCGCTACTTCACGGGCGTGCCGTCGCCGCTGAAACAGCCGGAAAAGACCGACATGGTGATCTTCCGCGAGAACTCGGAAGACATCTATGCCGGCATCGAATGGGCGGCCGATTCCGAGGGCGTGAAGAAGGTCATCGACTTCCTGACGAAAGAGATGGGCGTCAAGAAGATCCGCTTCCCGGAGACCTCGGGCATCGGCATCAAGCCGGTCTCGCGCGACGGCACCGAGCGCCTGGTGCGCAAGGCCATCCAGTACGCGATCGACAACGACAAGCCATCGGTCACGATTGTCCACAAGGGCAATATCATGAAGTACACCGAAGGCGGCTTCCGCGACTGGGGCTACGCGCTGGCCCAGAAGGAATTCGGCGCCGAGCTCATCGATGGCGGCCCATGGTGCAAGTTCAAGAATCCGAAGACGGGGCGCGACATCATCGTCAAGGATTCGATCGCCGACGCCTTCCTGCAGCAGATCCTGCTGCGTCCGGCCGAGTACAGCGTGATCGCCACCCTGAACCTGAACGGCGACTACATCTCCGACGCGCTGGCGGCGCAGGTGGGCGGCATCGGCATCGCGCCGGGCGCCAACATGTCGGATTCGGTCGCCATGTTCGAGGCCACCCACGGCACCGCGCCGAAATATGCCGGCAAGGACTACGTCAACCCGGGCTCGCTGATCCTGTCGGCCGAGATGATGCTGCGCCACATGGGATGGGTCGAGGCTGCGGACCTGATCATTTCGGCGATGGGTAAAGCCATCCAGTCCAAGCGCGTCACCTATGACTTCGCGCGCCTGATGGAAGGCGCGACCCAGGTATCGTGCTCGAGCTTTGGCGATGTGATGATCGAGCAGATGCAATAA
- a CDS encoding cold-shock protein — MATGTVKWFNDSKGFGFITPDDGGEDLFAHFSAINMNGFKTLKEGQKVQFEVTQGPKGKQASNIQGM, encoded by the coding sequence ATGGCAACTGGTACTGTTAAGTGGTTCAATGATTCCAAAGGCTTTGGCTTCATCACTCCAGATGACGGCGGTGAAGATTTGTTCGCGCACTTCTCCGCAATCAACATGAACGGTTTTAAGACCCTCAAAGAAGGTCAGAAAGTCCAATTCGAAGTCACGCAAGGCCCTAAAGGCAAGCAAGCTTCCAACATCCAGGGCATGTAA
- the clpS gene encoding ATP-dependent Clp protease adapter ClpS, with protein MATKHDTEQLLERQTVKPPPLYQVALLNDDYTPMEFVVAIIQEYFNKDRETATQIMLSVHRHGKGVCGVFSKDIACTKVEFVLTHARKAGHPLQCVMEEV; from the coding sequence ATGGCAACCAAGCACGATACCGAACAGCTGCTGGAGCGGCAGACAGTGAAACCCCCGCCCCTGTATCAGGTGGCGTTGCTGAATGATGACTACACGCCGATGGAATTTGTGGTGGCGATCATTCAGGAGTACTTCAACAAGGATCGCGAGACGGCGACGCAGATCATGCTTTCCGTGCACCGTCATGGTAAAGGCGTGTGCGGCGTGTTTTCCAAAGATATAGCGTGTACCAAAGTGGAGTTTGTCTTAACGCATGCGCGCAAGGCGGGTCACCCCCTGCAGTGCGTGATGGAGGAAGTATGA